In a genomic window of Littorina saxatilis isolate snail1 linkage group LG6, US_GU_Lsax_2.0, whole genome shotgun sequence:
- the LOC138969157 gene encoding major surface trophozoite antigen 11-like: MAKRNCENIGVAFWIAATHIFAVLVTQGMSTMTVYAEESISAACISGFFLLQEANVTACHACAVCPLGYETASPCTAYANTTCNACADGYFSPENGSSCNRCTRCPSGTFMQRACSRGLDTVCTQCEAGTFSSGGKHRECSACRQCPGGKYEKRKCSTSRNTKCKGCGRGRFSPYGKSCEECTTCPPGTGQRKSCNKSSDAECETCPEGMFSLGGKDQCRACSVCGDTQQRIAECAPARDTVCFPCPPGFFFNNQSMQCTKCSSCRPGSIVHETCSVTSDTVCSRCSSGTYSSRDGTTCLDCTTCRAGWRVSSACKKAKDTVCRHCPDRTYSPGDDKDCVQCSSCPAGTETRRRCTSKRDTSCRRCQKGFYSPGHGFSCRMCSLCAPGMYAHRECSRQSDTDCRPCQKGSYTKTWSARRECRPCTTCPRPYAIMRSCQIDSDVVCGLCSRGQFRDQNTQRCVKCSYCYPDNPGVAVREEGCWQEPEQWQCRPLAYTNNVTLTDLLSLETALKPDKQTTNQTESFSRLAERPDEKTQAFSNKAYSSDEHLTEKSLNDKAAENDMARLTVIIIPACVGIILVSMMIAVILIIRNPSSGFLRMQASSASSGQLPPPYSDVVGPNSAMKTSLWLTDRSNEMTSEAAGASSNRHSWPRVIASSSNAADVDHMSVVSHNVLSRASVQERLEERMSGDCRLYPKPHSLRSDCDYDSDSLPCSAVV; this comes from the exons GTATACGCCGAAGAGAGCATTTCAGCGGCCTGTATATCAGGCTTCTTCCTCCTGCAAGAAGCCAACGTCACTGCCTGTCACGCATGCGCGGTGTGTCCACTTGGCTACGAAACCGCGTCGCCATGTACGGCCTACGCCAACACCACGTGCAACGCATGCGCAGACGGCTACTTCTCACCCGAAAACGGAAGTTCGTGCAATCGCTGTACAAGATGCCCTTCTGGCACCTTTATGCAGAGAGCGTGTTCCAGAGGACTGGATACTGTGTGCACGCAGTGCGAAGCGGGCACCTTCTCCTCTGGGGGAAAACACAGGGAGTGCTCTGCTTGCAGACAGTGCCCGGGAGGGAAGTACGAAAAGAGAAAATGCTCGACCTCGCGGAATACAAAGTGTAAGGGTTGCGGGAGAGGCAGATTCTCTCCTTACGGCAAAAGCTGCGAAGAATGCACGACCTGCCCGCCGGGGACTGGGCAGAGAAAATCTTGCAACAAATCGAGTGACGCAGAGTGTGAAACATGCCCTGAAGGTATGTTTTCCCTTGGGGGTAAGGATCAGTGTAGAGCGTGCTCTGTATGTGGTGACACTCAGCAGCGGATTGCAGAATGCGCCCCAGCCAGAGACACAGTGTGTTTTCCCTGTCCTCCAGGGTTCTTCTTCAACAACCAAAGCATGCAGTGTACAAAATGCAGCTCCTGTCGTCCAGGCTCCATCGTGCACGAGACCTGCAGCGTGACGTCCGACACAGTCTGCTCTCGGTGCTCGTCAGGGACCTACTCCTCACGTGACGGTACCACGTGCTTGGACTGCACCACGTGCCGGGCAGGCTGGCGCGTGAGCTCCGCGTGCAAGAAGGCCAAGGACACGGTGTGTCGTCACTGCCCTGACAGGACCTACTCTCCAGGCGACGACAAGGACTGCGTTCAGTGCTCGTCCTGCCCGGCGGGGACAGAGACCAGGAGGCGCTGCACGTCCAAGAGAGACACGTCGTGCAGGAGATGCCAGAAAGGCTTCTACTCACCCGGGCACGGGTTCTCATGCAGGATGTGTTCGCTGTGTGCTCCTGGGATGTACGCTCATCGCGAGTGCTCCCGTCAAAGTGACACGGACTGCAGACCTTGCCAGAAAGGCAGCTACACGAAAACGTGGTCCGCACGCCGTGAATGTCGTCCGTGCACCACGTGCCCGAGGCCTTATGCCATCATGAGGTCCTGCCAGATCGATAGCGATGTGGTGTGTGGACTGTGCAGTCGAG GTCAGTTCAGAGACCAGAACACGCAGCGATGCGTGAAGTGTTCCTACTGCTACCCGGACAACCCCGGGGTGGCGGTCAGGGAGGAGGGGTGCTGGCAGGAACCTGAGCAGTGGCAATGTAGACCCTTGGCCTACACCAACAATGTCACGctcacag ACCTCCTGAGCCTGGAAACAGCCTTGAagccagacaaacagacgacCAACCAAACTGAGAGCTTTTCTCGTCTTGCCGAAAGACCAGACGAAAAAACACAGGCGTTTTCTAACAAGGCCTATAGCTCAGACGAACACCTCACTGAAAAAAGCCTCAACGACAAAGCAGCCGAGAACGACATGGCACGTCTCACGGTCATCATCATCCCTGCCTGCGTTGGCATCATTCTGGTGTCCATGATGATCGCTGTCATTCTCATCATCAGGAATCCGTCATCAGGCTTTTTGCGCATGCAGGCTTCCTCCGCCTCCAGTGGGCAGCTCCCCCCTCCGTACTCTGATGTCGTGGGTCCCAACAGCGCGATGAAGACAAGCTTGTGGCTGACGGATCGCTCCAACGAGATGACCTCGGAGGCTGCTGGGGCGTCTTCCAACAGACACTCGTGGCCGAGGGTCATCGCTTCCAGCAGCAACGCAGCGGACGTTGACCACATGTCCGTGGTGTCACATAATGTGTTGAGCAGAGCATCCGTTCAGGAGAGGCTAGAGGAGAGAATGTCCGGAGACTGCAGACTGTACCCCAAACCCCACAGCCTGCGTTCTGACTGTGATTATGACTCGGACTCGCTTCCGTGTTCGGCCGTCGTTTGA